A single window of Streptomyces sudanensis DNA harbors:
- a CDS encoding SCO6880 family protein — MTTQSHPIAPRRTYLIGRARPNAIIGKNRETGEIALIIAGAFVGMMCGLLVPVLSARIVLLVGFPLLALAAVYVPYRGRTFYRWYEVNRSYKRILRQGTAYRSGAMEAGTRLDGREVEVGPPPGIGRINWLSAPFGPDEIAVLLHADRRTVTAAIEIEGPGVGLRDSEDQEALVDRFGTLLKHVANGDGFVTRIQMLARTLPADPDAHAKDVAQRGDPGAPRWLLDSYDQLLSMVSTSSEQHRAYLVACMHYTRELAAEAQAIARAARQAGGRRQRLDKDAGIAIVMARELTDICARLAEADIRVRQPLGQSRLASLVHSMYDPDHPIDHIQAMSKRNAWPAELDAVEPTYLQAKTRESTTRAPWCHATAWVKEWPMTPVGVNFLAPLLVHTPDVIRTVAVTMDLEPTELAIERMLTEKTNDEAEASRAAKMNRTVDPRDIAAHGRLDQRGEDLASGAAGVNLVGYITVSSRSPEALARDKRTIRASAGKSYLKLEWCDREHHRAFVNTLPFATGIRR; from the coding sequence GTGACGACCCAGTCCCATCCGATCGCGCCCCGCCGTACATATCTCATCGGCCGCGCCCGGCCGAACGCGATCATCGGCAAGAACCGCGAGACCGGCGAGATCGCCCTGATCATCGCCGGCGCCTTCGTCGGCATGATGTGCGGCCTCCTCGTCCCGGTCCTCTCGGCGCGCATCGTGCTGCTCGTCGGATTCCCGCTGCTCGCGCTCGCCGCCGTGTACGTCCCCTACCGCGGCCGGACCTTCTACCGCTGGTACGAGGTGAACCGCAGCTACAAGCGCATCCTCCGCCAGGGCACCGCCTACCGCTCCGGCGCCATGGAGGCCGGCACGCGCCTCGACGGCCGCGAGGTGGAGGTCGGGCCCCCGCCGGGCATCGGCCGCATCAACTGGCTCTCCGCCCCCTTCGGGCCCGACGAGATCGCCGTCCTCCTCCACGCCGACCGCCGCACGGTCACCGCCGCCATCGAGATCGAGGGCCCCGGCGTCGGCCTGCGCGACAGCGAGGACCAGGAGGCCCTGGTGGACCGCTTCGGCACCCTCCTGAAGCACGTCGCCAACGGCGACGGCTTCGTCACCCGCATCCAGATGCTCGCCCGCACCCTCCCCGCCGACCCCGACGCCCACGCCAAGGACGTCGCCCAGCGCGGCGACCCGGGCGCCCCGCGCTGGCTCCTCGACTCCTACGACCAGCTGCTCTCCATGGTGTCGACCTCCAGCGAGCAGCACCGCGCGTACCTCGTCGCCTGCATGCACTACACGCGTGAACTGGCCGCCGAGGCCCAGGCCATCGCCCGGGCCGCCCGCCAGGCCGGCGGCCGGCGGCAGCGGCTCGACAAGGACGCCGGGATCGCCATCGTCATGGCCCGCGAGCTGACCGACATCTGCGCCCGCCTCGCCGAGGCCGACATCCGCGTCCGCCAGCCGCTGGGCCAGTCCCGCCTGGCGTCGCTGGTGCACTCCATGTACGACCCGGACCACCCGATCGACCACATCCAGGCCATGTCGAAGCGCAACGCCTGGCCGGCCGAGCTGGACGCCGTCGAGCCGACGTACCTCCAGGCGAAGACCCGCGAGTCGACGACCCGCGCCCCCTGGTGCCACGCGACGGCCTGGGTCAAGGAGTGGCCGATGACCCCGGTCGGCGTCAACTTCCTGGCGCCGCTGCTCGTCCACACCCCCGACGTCATCCGCACGGTCGCCGTCACCATGGACCTCGAACCGACCGAGCTCGCCATCGAGCGGATGCTCACCGAGAAGACCAACGACGAGGCCGAGGCCAGCCGCGCCGCCAAGATGAACCGCACCGTCGACCCCCGCGACATCGCCGCCCACGGCCGGCTCGACCAGCGGGGCGAGGACCTGGCCAGCGGCGCGGCGGGCGTCAACCTCGTGGGGTACATCACGGTGTCGTCCCGCTCGCCCGAGGCACTCGCCCGGGACAAGCGGACGATCAGGGCGTCCGCCGGCAAGTCGTACCTGAAGCTGGAGTGGTGCGACCGGGAGCACCACCGCGCCTTCGTGAACACCCTCCCGTTCGCGACCGGCATCCGCCGGTGA
- a CDS encoding DUF397 domain-containing protein, translating to MRTAYGRTWRKSSHCATGEACIHLAPAPGGAVRLTESSDPTGAILTLTPATWQAWREAIEAGRLPLPDAEHGPGELLELRDPDNQDVVVTTTVPQWNAFAAGVRDGEFDQLAG from the coding sequence ATGCGCACTGCGTACGGCCGGACCTGGCGGAAGTCCTCCCACTGCGCCACCGGCGAAGCCTGCATACACCTCGCGCCCGCTCCCGGGGGTGCCGTCAGACTCACCGAGAGCAGCGACCCCACCGGCGCGATACTCACCCTCACCCCCGCCACCTGGCAGGCGTGGCGGGAAGCCATCGAAGCCGGGCGCCTGCCCCTCCCGGACGCGGAACACGGCCCCGGCGAACTCCTCGAACTGCGGGACCCCGACAACCAGGACGTGGTCGTCACCACCACCGTCCCCCAGTGGAACGCCTTCGCCGCCGGCGTACGGGACGGAGAGTTCGACCAGCTCGCGGGATGA
- a CDS encoding helix-turn-helix domain-containing protein: protein MTSRPPVTARRARIAAELRRLRERAGLTSTEAAQRLGTSSGQLSNVERARFGVSPDRVRAMARTYGCTDQSYVDALAAMAGERTKGWWEEYRGTLPPGLLDLAELEHHATALRTAYTTHIPGLLQTLDHAREIFGQMLPVAPPSEVEQRASHRIRRQAVLHGPQPIPYSTIIHEAALRMKVGGPEVARMQLRHVLDMSERPHITVLVIPFDVGAFPGAGQSVHFVCGPVPQLDTVHLDQSHGPVLLDAPSELEEYRLLLARMEAVALGPEKSRDLIHHIARHL, encoded by the coding sequence ATGACCTCACGGCCGCCCGTCACCGCGCGGCGCGCCCGCATCGCCGCCGAGCTGCGCCGCCTGCGCGAACGCGCGGGCCTCACCTCGACCGAGGCGGCTCAGCGGCTGGGCACCAGCTCCGGGCAACTGAGCAACGTCGAAAGGGCCCGCTTCGGAGTGAGCCCCGACCGGGTACGCGCGATGGCCCGTACGTACGGCTGCACCGACCAGTCGTACGTCGACGCCCTCGCGGCCATGGCGGGTGAACGCACGAAGGGCTGGTGGGAGGAGTACCGCGGGACGCTGCCGCCGGGTCTGCTGGACCTCGCGGAGCTGGAGCACCACGCGACCGCGTTGCGGACGGCGTACACCACCCACATCCCCGGTCTGCTGCAGACGCTCGACCACGCCCGGGAGATCTTCGGCCAGATGCTTCCCGTCGCACCGCCGTCGGAGGTCGAGCAGCGGGCGTCCCACCGCATCCGGCGCCAGGCCGTCCTCCACGGGCCGCAACCGATCCCGTACAGCACGATCATCCACGAAGCCGCCTTGCGCATGAAGGTCGGCGGACCCGAGGTGGCCAGGATGCAGCTCCGGCACGTGCTGGACATGAGCGAGCGGCCCCACATCACCGTCCTGGTCATCCCCTTCGACGTCGGCGCCTTCCCCGGCGCCGGACAGTCGGTGCACTTCGTCTGCGGTCCGGTACCGCAGCTCGACACCGTCCACCTCGACCAGTCGCACGGCCCGGTCCTGCTGGACGCTCCCTCCGAACTGGAGGAGTACCGGCTCCTCCTGGCCCGCATGGAAGCGGTGGCCCTCGGGCCGGAGAAATCCCGCGACCTCATCCATCACATCGCCCGACACCTCTGA
- a CDS encoding ABC transporter ATP-binding protein, giving the protein MIRAHELTKTYGGRTAVHDLTFTVRPGTVTGFLGPNGAGKSTTLRMLLGLDAPTRGRATVDGRSYASHPAPLTQVGALLEARAVHPGRTARAHLRSLALTHGLPHRRVDEVLELTGLTDAADRRVKGFSLGMGQRLGIASALLGDPATLVLDEPVNGLDPEGVLWIRTLLRSLAAEGRTVLVSSHLMSEMALTADHLIVIGRGRLLADTTVDDLVRRSGGRTVRVVTPRAADLRRALLAAHPDAEITADGPEELDVRGVDAPRIGRAAAGLAIPLYELTPRDPSLEQAFMDLTRDTVEYQGAAA; this is encoded by the coding sequence ATGATCCGGGCACACGAACTGACCAAGACCTACGGCGGGAGGACCGCCGTCCACGACCTCACCTTCACCGTCCGCCCCGGCACCGTGACCGGCTTCCTCGGCCCGAACGGCGCCGGCAAGTCCACCACCCTGCGCATGCTGCTCGGCCTGGACGCGCCGACCCGCGGCCGCGCCACCGTCGACGGCCGCTCCTACGCCTCCCACCCGGCGCCCCTCACCCAGGTCGGCGCCCTGCTGGAGGCCCGCGCCGTCCACCCCGGGCGCACGGCCCGCGCCCACCTCCGGTCCCTCGCCCTCACGCACGGCCTGCCGCACCGCCGCGTCGACGAGGTGCTGGAACTGACCGGCCTGACGGACGCCGCCGACCGCCGGGTGAAGGGCTTCAGCCTCGGCATGGGCCAGCGCCTCGGCATCGCCTCCGCCCTGCTCGGCGACCCGGCGACGCTCGTCCTGGACGAACCGGTCAACGGCCTCGACCCGGAGGGCGTCCTGTGGATCCGCACCCTCCTGCGGTCGCTCGCCGCCGAGGGCCGCACCGTCCTCGTCTCGTCGCACCTGATGTCCGAGATGGCCCTCACCGCGGACCACCTGATCGTCATCGGCCGCGGCCGGCTCCTCGCCGACACCACGGTCGACGACCTCGTGCGGCGCTCCGGCGGCCGCACCGTCCGGGTCGTCACCCCGCGCGCCGCGGACCTGCGCCGCGCCCTGCTCGCCGCCCACCCGGACGCCGAGATCACCGCCGACGGCCCGGAGGAGCTGGACGTACGGGGGGTGGACGCGCCGCGCATCGGACGCGCCGCCGCCGGCCTGGCGATCCCCCTGTACGAGCTGACGCCGCGCGACCCGTCGCTGGAGCAGGCGTTCATGGACCTCACCCGCGACACCGTCGAGTACCAGGGAGCCGCCGCATGA
- a CDS encoding GNAT family N-acetyltransferase → MTYLIRTVRAEEWREARVLRLDALRDPAAPLAFLDTYEAAVARPEEHWRERTAWSAEGSDTARQFVAVAPDGRWVGSVTSLLERRGAEVLFGEAPEVDQAHIVGVYLRPEARGGGVAEKLVETAVDWSWSLSEPVVRRVRLYVHERNARAAALYRKAGFVPSGRVAVLEGEAGGEDHEYERWRPDADTGGPEAGER, encoded by the coding sequence ATGACCTACCTGATACGGACCGTGCGGGCCGAGGAGTGGCGCGAGGCCCGCGTGCTGAGGCTGGACGCGCTGCGGGACCCGGCGGCGCCGCTCGCCTTCCTCGACACGTACGAGGCCGCCGTGGCGCGGCCGGAGGAGCACTGGCGGGAGCGGACCGCCTGGTCGGCGGAGGGCAGCGACACGGCCCGGCAGTTCGTGGCCGTCGCGCCGGACGGGCGGTGGGTCGGATCGGTGACCTCGCTGCTGGAGCGGCGGGGCGCGGAGGTGCTGTTCGGCGAGGCGCCGGAGGTGGACCAGGCGCACATCGTCGGTGTCTACCTGCGTCCCGAGGCGCGGGGCGGCGGCGTCGCGGAGAAGCTGGTGGAGACGGCCGTGGACTGGTCGTGGTCGCTGTCGGAGCCGGTGGTGCGGCGGGTCCGGCTGTACGTGCACGAGCGGAACGCGCGGGCGGCGGCGCTGTACCGGAAGGCGGGGTTCGTGCCGAGCGGGCGGGTGGCGGTGCTGGAGGGGGAGGCGGGCGGAGAGGACCACGAGTACGAGAGGTGGCGGCCCGACGCGGACACGGGTGGCCCGGAGGCCGGGGAGCGGTAG
- a CDS encoding ATP-binding protein, which yields MRDPLSVLTDAFTSFLFGKVETTRLPVRTSTGQAQAVYLPTAAPGLGDSGVIIGREVYSGKGYIYDPFQLYGQQLPAPHWLVLGESGNGKSALEKTYVLRQLRFRDRQVVVLDAQGEDGVGEWNLIAEQLGITPVRLDPRAALDDGIRLNPLDPSITTTGQLALLRTIIEVAMGHGLDERSGFALKVAHAYVNETVTDRQPVLTDIVEQLRHPEPESAAAMNVDLDDVRAWGLDVALVLDRLVDGDLRGMFDGPTTVGIDLDAPLIVFDLSHIDRNSIAMPILMAIVGVWLEHTWIRPDRKKRIFLVEEAWHIINSPFVAQLFQRLLKFGRRLGLSFVAVVHHLSDVVDGAAAREAAAILKMASTRTIYAQKADEARATGRVLGLPRWAVEIIPTLTPGIAVWDVNGNVQVVKHLITEAERPLVYTDRAMTESAPPELPEHVRAAEWEAEQRAAFMERQMDDSPESTVA from the coding sequence ATGCGCGATCCGCTGTCCGTCCTCACCGACGCCTTCACCTCCTTCCTCTTCGGGAAGGTGGAGACCACCCGCCTGCCCGTGCGCACCTCCACCGGTCAGGCCCAGGCCGTCTACCTGCCGACCGCCGCGCCCGGCCTGGGCGACTCCGGCGTGATCATCGGCCGGGAGGTGTACAGCGGCAAGGGCTACATCTACGACCCGTTCCAGCTGTACGGGCAGCAGCTCCCCGCCCCGCACTGGCTGGTCCTCGGCGAGTCCGGCAACGGCAAGTCGGCGCTGGAGAAGACGTACGTCCTGCGCCAGCTCCGCTTCCGCGACCGCCAGGTCGTCGTCCTCGACGCGCAGGGCGAGGACGGCGTCGGCGAGTGGAACCTCATCGCCGAGCAGCTGGGGATCACCCCCGTCCGCCTCGACCCCAGGGCCGCCCTCGACGACGGCATCCGCCTCAACCCGCTCGACCCGTCCATCACCACCACCGGACAGCTCGCGCTGCTGCGCACCATCATCGAGGTCGCGATGGGCCACGGCCTCGACGAGCGGTCCGGCTTCGCCCTGAAGGTCGCCCACGCCTACGTCAACGAGACGGTCACCGACCGCCAGCCCGTCCTGACCGACATCGTCGAGCAGCTGCGCCACCCCGAACCCGAGTCGGCGGCGGCGATGAACGTCGACCTGGACGACGTGCGCGCCTGGGGCCTGGACGTCGCGCTCGTCCTCGACCGGCTCGTCGACGGCGACCTGCGCGGCATGTTCGACGGGCCGACGACCGTCGGCATCGACCTCGACGCGCCGCTCATCGTCTTCGACCTGTCGCACATCGACCGCAACTCCATCGCCATGCCCATCCTCATGGCGATCGTCGGCGTGTGGCTGGAGCACACCTGGATCCGCCCCGACCGGAAGAAGCGCATCTTCCTCGTCGAGGAGGCCTGGCACATCATCAACAGCCCGTTCGTCGCGCAGCTGTTCCAGCGGCTGCTGAAGTTCGGCCGGCGCCTCGGCCTGTCCTTCGTCGCCGTCGTCCACCACCTCAGCGACGTGGTCGACGGGGCGGCGGCGCGGGAGGCGGCGGCGATCCTCAAGATGGCCTCCACCCGCACCATCTACGCCCAGAAGGCCGACGAGGCGCGGGCCACCGGCCGGGTGCTCGGCCTGCCCCGCTGGGCGGTGGAGATCATCCCGACCCTCACCCCCGGCATCGCCGTCTGGGACGTCAACGGCAACGTCCAGGTCGTCAAGCACCTGATCACCGAAGCGGAACGGCCCCTCGTCTACACCGACCGCGCCATGACCGAGTCGGCCCCGCCCGAGCTTCCGGAGCACGTCAGGGCCGCCGAGTGGGAGGCGGAGCAGCGCGCGGCCTTCATGGAGAGGCAGATGGACGACTCGCCCGAATCGACGGTGGCGTGA
- a CDS encoding ATP-binding protein gives MPFTVTPPWAYVLQLPQHPCGPGIARSTVRTVLAAHGMQALTAVAELVTSELATNAYLYSDTPYSLHLYATEPGRLRVSVWDSNPHIPAPFRGGTAVPARDDDDEHGRGLRLVELCADDFGAHPLGDGPFRDGGPSGDGNPFGDGGGKLLWADCAAPVAEGEVEPAGLRGA, from the coding sequence ATGCCCTTCACCGTAACGCCGCCGTGGGCCTACGTCCTCCAGCTTCCGCAGCACCCGTGCGGCCCCGGCATCGCCCGGAGCACCGTCCGCACCGTGCTGGCGGCCCACGGAATGCAGGCCCTGACCGCCGTCGCCGAACTCGTCACGAGCGAGTTGGCCACCAACGCGTACCTGTACTCCGACACCCCGTACAGCCTGCATCTGTACGCGACCGAGCCGGGGCGGCTCCGGGTGAGCGTGTGGGACAGCAACCCGCACATCCCCGCACCGTTCCGGGGTGGTACGGCCGTCCCGGCGCGGGACGACGACGACGAACACGGGCGCGGGCTGCGGCTCGTGGAGCTGTGCGCCGACGACTTCGGCGCGCACCCGCTGGGCGACGGTCCCTTCCGCGACGGCGGCCCCTCCGGCGACGGCAACCCCTTCGGCGACGGCGGTGGAAAGCTGCTCTGGGCGGACTGCGCGGCGCCGGTGGCAGAGGGAGAGGTGGAGCCCGCCGGACTTCGCGGTGCGTGA
- a CDS encoding DUF397 domain-containing protein, whose protein sequence is MTSTASWRKSSYCGTGEACIHLAPAPGGAVRLTESSDPTGAILTLTPATWQAWREAIEAGRLPLPDAEHGPGELIELRDPDSRDVVVTTTLPQWNAFAAGVRDGEFDQLAG, encoded by the coding sequence ATGACCTCGACAGCCAGCTGGCGGAAGTCCTCGTACTGCGGCACCGGCGAAGCCTGCATACACCTCGCGCCCGCGCCCGGGGGCGCCGTCAGACTCACCGAGAGCAGCGACCCCACCGGCGCGATACTCACCCTCACCCCCGCCACCTGGCAGGCGTGGCGCGAAGCCATCGAAGCCGGACGCCTACCCCTCCCGGACGCGGAACACGGCCCCGGCGAACTCATCGAACTACGGGACCCCGACAGCCGGGACGTGGTCGTCACCACCACTCTCCCCCAGTGGAACGCCTTCGCCGCCGGAGTACGGGACGGAGAGTTCGACCAGCTCGCGGGGTGA
- a CDS encoding DUF1266 domain-containing protein produces the protein MRGDWPAYYDVVAGSHLYLAQPRAAVEAQPDRILFLPYWNPHTRSKCLAVHTTGMLPAPVPDPVFTQQSLGWLARVWEPGDPPYLVVNPGSPCEGVLPATPEGRALWLQHDARVQRVGPARDAVHRLDVGGPLQGPVAFGLAVGAHLSVRNGEFWNTMGYHGGGIRHERQRLEEWWGITTREDWSNALRRLLSADMVSDVWEFVLQVRRSLVQDYAGPVSLEHWRDAVEGVLRARAEAAAQPRLTPDGVIASRTVSPTAIESRVAGVRRLVGRIARYEARFRADGLLPEDGYVRTAEAWDYGRAAGMARWGLGARYGTLAEAEAAVVRAGRLVHTNYRSWADFSAAYILGRCLHFDEEEFGEWYETALTGHRVLMSDPASPWLTIPWN, from the coding sequence ATGCGCGGGGACTGGCCCGCCTACTACGACGTGGTGGCCGGGTCCCACCTGTACCTGGCGCAGCCCCGGGCGGCGGTCGAGGCGCAGCCGGACCGCATCCTGTTTCTGCCCTACTGGAACCCGCACACCAGGTCCAAGTGCCTGGCCGTCCACACCACCGGCATGCTCCCCGCGCCCGTCCCGGACCCGGTGTTCACCCAGCAGAGCCTCGGCTGGCTCGCCCGCGTGTGGGAGCCGGGCGATCCGCCGTACCTCGTGGTGAACCCGGGCAGCCCGTGCGAGGGCGTCCTCCCGGCGACGCCCGAGGGCCGGGCGCTGTGGTTGCAGCACGACGCGAGGGTCCAGCGGGTCGGGCCGGCGCGGGACGCGGTGCACCGCCTCGACGTGGGCGGCCCCCTCCAGGGCCCCGTCGCCTTCGGCCTCGCGGTCGGCGCCCACCTCTCCGTACGGAACGGCGAGTTCTGGAACACCATGGGCTACCACGGTGGCGGCATCCGGCACGAGAGGCAGCGGCTGGAGGAGTGGTGGGGCATCACGACCCGCGAGGACTGGTCGAACGCGCTGCGACGGCTCCTGAGCGCCGACATGGTCAGCGACGTGTGGGAGTTCGTCCTCCAGGTGCGTCGCTCGCTGGTGCAGGACTATGCGGGTCCGGTGTCGCTGGAACACTGGCGCGACGCGGTGGAGGGCGTGCTCCGCGCTCGGGCCGAGGCCGCCGCGCAGCCACGGTTGACCCCCGACGGGGTGATCGCGAGCCGTACGGTCTCCCCCACGGCGATCGAGTCGCGCGTTGCCGGGGTCCGGCGACTGGTGGGCCGCATCGCCCGCTACGAGGCCCGGTTCCGCGCCGACGGCCTGCTCCCGGAGGACGGGTACGTCCGGACCGCCGAGGCATGGGACTACGGGCGGGCCGCGGGCATGGCCCGTTGGGGCCTGGGCGCGCGGTACGGCACCCTCGCGGAGGCCGAGGCGGCCGTCGTCCGGGCCGGTCGGCTCGTCCACACCAACTACCGCTCGTGGGCCGACTTCTCCGCCGCCTACATCCTCGGCCGCTGCCTCCACTTCGACGAGGAGGAGTTCGGCGAGTGGTACGAGACCGCCCTCACCGGCCACCGCGTCCTGATGTCCGACCCCGCCAGCCCCTGGCTCACCATCCCGTGGAACTGA